In Mangifera indica cultivar Alphonso unplaced genomic scaffold, CATAS_Mindica_2.1 Un_0072, whole genome shotgun sequence, a genomic segment contains:
- the LOC123207332 gene encoding jasmonate-induced oxygenase 2-like, protein MECLQSWPEPVVRVQSLSESGITSIPERYIKPILHRPSVSTEFDPHVNIPVIDLQNIFSNDRILRDDTLKSISRACREWGFFQIVNHGVSHQLMRNMREVWREFFKLPLEIKQEYANSPDTYEGYGSRLGVEKGAKLDWCDYFFLNFMPLSLRNPTKWPALPTSCRELVAEYGEEMVKLCGILMKVLSVNLGLGEDELQNAFGGEEIGACLRVNFYPKCPQPDLTLGLSPHSDPGGITLLLPDENVAGLQVRKYHNWITVKPAPNAFIVNIGDQIQVLSNAIYKSVEHRVIVNSGKERVSLAFFYNPKSDKSIQPMKKLVTKNRPPLYEAMTFDEYRVYIRMKGPSGKTQVDSLKSNT, encoded by the exons ATGGAGTGTCTTCAGAGTTGGCCTGAGCCTGTTGTTCGAGTCCAATCTTTATCTGAAAGTGGCATAACTTCGATTCCAGAGAGATACATCAAGCCCATCCTTCACAGGCCTTCAGTGAGCACAGAGTTTGATCCCCATGTCAACATTCCTGTAATTGATCTCCAAAATATTTTCAGTAACGACCGAATCCTCCGAGACGACACTCTAAAGAGCATCTCAAGGGCATGTCGTGAGTGGGGTTTCTTTCAAATTGTTAACCATGGAGTTAGCCATCAGCTTATGAGAAACATGCGAGAGGTGTGGCGTGAATTCTTCAAACTGCCGCTGGAGATTAAGCAAGAGTATGCCAACTCGCCTGATACTTATGAAGGCTACGGCAGTCGTTTGGGTGTTGAGAAAGGGGCTAAACTTGATTGGTGtgattatttctttcttaattttatgCCTCTCTCCCTCAGAAATCCTACCAAATGGCCTGCTCTGCCCACTTCCTGCAGGGAATTGGTAGCTGAATATGGAGaagaaatggtgaaattatGTGGAATCCTAATGAAGGTTCTATCTGTGAATCTTGGACTTGGAGAAGATGAACTTCAAAATGCATTTGGTGGAGAGGAAATCGGTGCATGCTTAAGGGTAAATTTTTACCCAAAATGTCCACAGCCTGACCTTACTCTTGGCCTCTCTCCACACTCAGACCCTGGTGGCATCACCCTTCTCTTGCCTGACGAAAACGTTGCTGGACTTCAGGTACGAAAATACCATAACTGGATCACTGTGAAGCCTGCTCCAAATGCTTTCATTGTCAACATTGGAGATCAAATTcag GTACTTAGCAACGCCATTTACAAGAGCGTGGAGCATCGAGTGATAGTGAATTCAGGGAAAGAACGTGTGTCATTGGCTTTCTTCTATAATCCAAAAAGTGATAAATCGATTCAACCAATGAAGAAGCTGGTGACAAAGAACCGACCACCCCTTTATGAAGCCATGACTTTTGATGAATATAGGGTTTACATACGGATGAAAGGTCCAAGTGGTAAGACACAAGTTGATTCCTTAAAATCTAACACAtaa